In one Pseudomonas purpurea genomic region, the following are encoded:
- a CDS encoding DUF481 domain-containing protein, with protein MLSRTLLCLAVVSASTSVFADTVWLKNGDRLSGKIKVFDGGKLLIQTAYAGAIPIDWKEVKTLESDQELLVKQDAYTGEKAKSLHAADDGKVTLANGEAPKTVELASIQQILKPKPVLEDLVWKGNVDVALDYKRAEKDTDDYDIDFKTSARHGKWRHTAEGEYNREFQDDVVTTDNWRAEYALDRFITDKWFWQGRLTYKRDKVEELSRQRTVGTGPGYQFWDDELGAFSLGSLLNRTDYEYKDGGKDNFYSLAMKWDYNRYLIGKTVELFSNGEFGKPLSGVADYAVDAEVGLRYKVTEWASLNLKAERDIISGTEDSDLSKTRYTAGFGVTW; from the coding sequence ATGTTGTCCAGAACCCTGCTGTGCCTCGCTGTCGTCAGTGCCTCCACCTCTGTGTTTGCCGATACCGTCTGGTTGAAAAATGGTGATCGCCTGAGTGGCAAAATCAAGGTTTTCGACGGCGGAAAACTGTTGATTCAGACCGCGTATGCGGGCGCCATTCCGATCGACTGGAAAGAGGTCAAAACGCTGGAGAGCGATCAGGAGTTGTTGGTCAAGCAGGATGCCTACACGGGTGAGAAGGCCAAGTCACTGCATGCCGCCGATGACGGCAAGGTCACCCTGGCTAACGGCGAGGCGCCGAAGACCGTGGAGTTGGCGAGCATTCAGCAAATTCTCAAGCCCAAGCCTGTACTTGAAGATCTGGTGTGGAAAGGCAATGTCGATGTTGCGCTGGACTACAAGCGGGCGGAAAAGGACACCGATGACTACGACATCGATTTCAAAACCTCGGCGCGCCATGGCAAGTGGCGGCACACGGCAGAGGGTGAGTACAACCGCGAGTTCCAGGACGATGTGGTGACCACTGACAACTGGCGTGCGGAATATGCGCTCGATCGTTTCATTACCGACAAATGGTTCTGGCAGGGGCGCTTGACCTATAAGCGTGACAAGGTCGAGGAGCTTTCCCGTCAGCGTACCGTAGGCACCGGTCCCGGTTATCAGTTCTGGGATGATGAGCTGGGCGCGTTTTCCCTCGGTTCGTTGCTGAACCGAACTGACTATGAGTACAAGGATGGCGGCAAGGACAACTTCTATTCCCTGGCGATGAAGTGGGACTACAACCGTTACCTCATCGGCAAGACCGTAGAGCTGTTCAGTAACGGCGAGTTTGGCAAGCCGTTGTCGGGTGTGGCGGATTATGCTGTCGATGCCGAGGTGGGCTTGCGTTACAAGGTCACCGAATGGGCTTCGCTTAATCTCAAGGCCGAGAGGGATATCATCAGCGGCACTGAAGACAGTGACCTGAGCAAGACCCGTTATACCGCAGGGTTTGGTGTGACCTGGTAA